A stretch of DNA from Tigriopus californicus strain San Diego chromosome 11, Tcal_SD_v2.1, whole genome shotgun sequence:
ATTGACGAGCAGAGTTGTTCGCCTCCGATCATATCCAAATTTGCTAAAGAAGAGTCGGCCAGTCCGGTGAAGAAGGTCTTCTCTCCGATTGCCATTCTCTCCGAGGACGATAACACAGGCATTTACAAGGAGTCCAACCCACAACAGAGGATGGCCAAATACAACTCGGTCATGCAGAAGGAGAACAGTGTGATACATGACATGATCCGGAGCCGAGTCCCGGGTCGATCCGTCTCGGCAGCTCGACGGAAGCGAGTGGCCATTCCGACCTCCTCCATTCCTCCGCCGCCAGCTCATGGACCATCTTCGGGCAGTGAACGAGACGAAAAGAAGCCCGAAAAGAAGTTGGCCGTCAAGCCCGTACTTGTCGCGCCCAAGAGTCCAGCCAAAGGAGAGGAACCCAAAGTTGTGATGGCTTCCAAGCCTGAGCCCACACTTCAAGGCCAGACCCCGAAAGAGAAGGAAGCTAAAGTGATATTAACCAATCCCATGGTGGTGCGATCCCCTCCTGCTTACGCCAAAGTCAGCGAGGATAAGCTCTTGAAGTCGTCGCCCGCCAAGGCCAAGGAGGAAGTAATCGTGAAACTACCGGACACTCCGATGACCAATCCGGAAAAATTCGGTATCCCATCCTATCGACCCGAAGCTCGACCCGAAGCTCGACCCTCGAGAACCAGTACCAAATTCGATTCGCCCGTGAAACGAGGTGCGCTCATGATCAGCCCCAACAAACCGAATGGGCACCCTCAACCCGAATTGGCCAGCCCCACGCTGTCCTCTACCTCCAATGACATGGAGTACATGGACGGTATCGTGTCCACGGATGAATCGCCTTCCAAGAGTGGAAGCAGTagtggtggaggaggaagcAATAGTGGGAACAACAAGAAGAACTTCATGAAGACCATATCCGGGATCTTTAGTCGGTCCGCTTCCCTCAGCTCCATGTCTCGAACTGGACGAGGCGGATCCAACAATCATATTTCACCCCGAGTGCCTCCCAACAACACATCCAACTCAAGCACTGCCATTAACAATAACACGAAAAACGAGCTCAAAGCTCAACCCCATCAGAACTTCAAGTTTCCCAAATTAGCGTTCCGCTCGAGCTCCACCAGCCGAGCTCTCAATCACGCCGGTCGAACAGCCCGGCTCGTGTCGCCTATGGAATCACCGGGAGAAGCTCCACGTGCCGATATCTCTGAATTGGGCAGCTTGGCCAGCCTCTCCATATCCACATCCACGCCGAAACGTGAACCCGGAGCCTTGTTTCGAGCTACATCCTGGACTATGCAGACCTCGCACCCGTCCACCCCGCCTATTCCTCTGTCTCGTAAGATCACCTTGGGCGTCTCCAATGCCGCTCAAATGCATCCCAACGGTTCGGATGCGGATAGCCTGAGtgaaaacgaagaaaacgAGTCCCCGGAGAACAGCCTTGGCCCTTGCAATCGCTTGCCGGAAACGTTCCAGGGCGGTGGTTCCCATCAGCTTCCGCCTGAAATccttgagaagatcatgaagcgGGGCGGGAAATCTGCCACGCGCATAGCTCGAGTGGCCCAATTGAAGAGGGTGCGCAAGGCACAAGAGATCCAGCGCCAGCTTGAAGAACTGGATGTCCAACACAAAGATCTGGAGGAGCGTGGCATCCGGGCCGAACAGACCCTTCGAGGCGAAAGCTTGGATCATCCCTTGGCCGACCATCAGAATGAGAGCGATCTCATGCAAATCTGGTTCCAACTGTTGGCCGAGAAGAACCGATTGGTCCGTGAGGAACAGGAGCTGTTGATCCAAGCCAAACTCTTGGAACTCGACGACCGATCTTCGTGCTTGGAAGTGGAGCTCAGGGAGCACATCATGTTGGACTCTAGGAGCCCTGAGAGCGTTCTGCGGGAAGGCGAGATCTTGAAAGAGCTCCTCGAGAACTCTGAGAGACGCGAACAGCTGATCGCTTTGCTGGAGAAGGACAAGCAGCGCTACCAGAAGGAGGATAAGGACATCGAGGCCCAGATGTTGGCCAAGGGGCTGAGGATCAACAATCCAGCTGTCAGAAAACAATTAGGGTATTCATAAGCGATTGCAATTCTCCTCCGTTCAAGTACGTCGTGTTCCAGTTGAATCGTTGACTACcagcacacatacacacacaacAAGCATTTTCATTTCGATGGAACCCTATTCGATCATTTTGGGAGAGAAGATCAGCAGCCTCTCCGTTCTGCTTCCTTCAATTGTCCATCATTGTTTGCCAATACTCAGATAATTAGGGTACGCCCTTCCAATTGTTTTAGTCCACTACTCGCTATGAATTGATGACATaaatatatttcatgaaattgggcGTCATTTGGGCCAATCTCTATGATCAAAGATTAAAGTCGTTTCTCTTGAAGAAACGTTTAAGAAAGTCTCAAAAAGCTCAAAGAGACATCTGAGTTCTCTATTTATAGTTTTTAGGGCTGTTTTCTTGGGGTGAATGAGTTAACAAAAACTCTTTCGACAATGGTAACGCTTGCCTCGAAATGATTTGATGTAATCTAGTTCTGACTTCTTAGGAATTTGCTCGATTTTGGGGTTGCACATTTGCCAATCCAGCTTCACAAATCGATCGGAATTTCCTTCAAGTAAGGAAATTTCTCTATTTAGCTCAAACGGCAGGAAATGGCATTCAAGGTATGCAGTATTATCAGACTCGCATGGAATTATAATCGTACATTTTACGTGTATTACTGGCATGGGCCCTGTTTTACTTCTTCGAGCTAGGATGTGATATTTTGGGGCGAATTTTCTTCCAATGGGGACGTCTAGGCAAGCtttggcaggttcctttgtttgctggtaccagagtcagggatgcaagtttggagcttcaaacatgtttttgagaagatgacccttctttcacattgggctacatgaggaaaggtcagcttcgttaaaaccagttcgaaacgccaatcttgcatcattggcattgacaggcaagtttgtttgcgGCATagtaccagcgcttgcctaaatgtccgaattaTGCAAACAGACCGATTAGTGTACGGCCCAATATCACTCAACTACATGGAGAGGTTGAGTTGGATTTTCCTACTTCTTGCATGCATAAACTGCGATGGAGGAAGCCGGTTCTTGGGTCAGGAGACTTTGTACGATATCCAACGAGCGCCCTCGGGCGAGTTCCAACTCGCCCAATTACTACTTATAGTATTTAGTGCGACATccacatgaaaatgaaattggaattaaTTAATCGGTATCACTatgccaactctgtacaagtcgattgttcagccacatcttgaataagcTTCACCCTTTTGGggtccaatgagttcagctgatttgcaaaaggtcgaacaagtccaaagatgtttcactaggaacatcattggaatgagagagctttcgtaatgggagagactaaacaagtcgggattgtacagtattcagacaaggtacgaaagatgtctgatattgtacgttttcaaaagcattcttgagctttgtcccaacccaggatttagggtcaatggtagtgaccgtagaggcttcatgtgcgttttgtgagcaccttcaaatcctcgagaatccaggctacttaaaaaaatgaagttcaatttgctgccttcaaataatCGTaaggcgtatgtaggcgttgatccagtagcaggatttaagtcagacttggacaagtttttgacgaaaattcccaatcaaacttatattcaagggttaaccagatcagccaacccaaattcgttggttgatcaaataatatatatacgTAAATAAAAGTTGAGTaatatgaataaatttctcgtcttgaactgctgggattccaatctcagcagcggtaaggaagtccgcaaacaaaaaaaaaatcattgattgTCTACTCGACCAATACGTGAGGCCCTTTTGCACGCACTTTCATTTCTACTGTTATTTTTAATATTGCTTTTATTGAGAATTTATCTTTAACCTATTTCGGACTTTCTAGTACATTTCCAACCTTGATTTAGAATGCGGAGGATCTGGGCAAAACAAATCTAATGTGTTCATTCCTCTTTAGGAGATGGGTATTGAGTAGAGATCGGACTTGAAAGTGATTTGCACGTTGAGCAGGAGTCAAAGAGGGTTACAAAGGATTGATTGGTTTTCCTCAGTGTGGATGGTCAGAACTatcgaaagaagaaaaccggttacgAAAAATCCCATCGCATTGCTGCTCTACATGCAAATCGATTTCATGCCCAATCTCTAATAATGGTTCATTTTTCTAAGTTTCTCGCTTGCCGAAAAACATTTCCGTCatatattgataaaaataaGAATTCGCCCTTTTCCCGGCTTCATGGAATCAcaacttgaatcaaattttccCGGATTTGTAGACCGATGTTGAATGAGTACTAGTAATCCGAAACGTCACAAATGAAAAGCCcatttcttattcaatttACACTGTAATTATGATGGCCATGACTTGGCGTGAGCAGATTCGCTCTGAAACgtgttcaatgttttgaagtcAAATCTTGAGTTCCACGCCAAGCAATGAATTGATGGCAATTTCATGgtaaaattgctcaaaatacGGATTTGTTTCTAGGAATTGCTTCTCGTCACGCTTGTTGGTTGGGTAGCTGGGCCTGGGGCGCCCACGGCGCTCTACTTAATCTGCGAAGGCGCTGCCTCCCGACGAAGTTCCCGAATGGCTGCTCGGCGCATAATCCGAGTTACAGCTGCTCAAATGATCCGTTTCCGCTTGGTTCTTCAGGGTCCGAGAAGGGACCCGCTTCTTGGGAGAGGCAACCATGCTTTTCTTGCCGGTCGTGTCCTCCGTGATGTAAATATTGGCCTTTCGGAGCAAGTTGGCGTGTCGCAGGATGTTCTCTTTGTCCTTGCTGCTCCGGAATCCCACCACAATAGGTTTGATTTCCTCGGGATTGGCATTGGGCATCTCGATCCGATAGACTTGCGTGATCGGGATGTCTCGAGAAATGCGGAGATGCTCGCGAAACACCTGCTTGACGCGGGTTTCCATGACGTCCCGACAGAACTCGGGTTCGCCCTCCATTTGGATCTCGAGAGGCTCGGGTGGGATGCCGTGGAATACGAGGTTGTTCTTGGCCGAAGCGGGGGGAACGTTGGAAGTTGCCAGAACTTGCAAGGCTTGATTGTAGGCGGGTCTCATGTCTTGAATCACGTCTTTGAGCTCAAGGACGGATGTGTCGAGATTGGCGAGGATATTGGCCAAGCTTTTGACTTCGTTTTCTGAAACGAAAAATTTACGCAGTGTTACTGAGCAAAACTACAAATTCTTTGGTCTGGATTTTCGGGGCTTGTACTACAAAGGTACTCATAGAGCTGAGGAAAAGCACTTTTAAAA
This window harbors:
- the LOC131891013 gene encoding uncharacterized protein LOC131891013, with protein sequence MFSFTWPCLHLEVCQSYISVLLWSVHICDMCWGKTHLGLIVEPYLSRQLELCHDIELNPGPRSSFPRSSRAQSRGSSRSQSLQAKRENLTSSTSDCSILNQAPPSEDQRLDHLENEVKSLANILANLDTSVLELKDVIQDMRPAYNQALQVLATSNVPPASAKNNLVFHGIPPEPLEIQMEGEPEFCRDVMETRVKQVFREHLRISRDIPITQVYRIEMPNANPEEIKPIVVGFRSSKDKENILRHANLLRKANIYITEDTTGKKSMVASPKKRVPSRTLKNQAETDHLSSCNSDYAPSSHSGTSSGGSAFAD